The Thermotoga sp. genome contains a region encoding:
- a CDS encoding TIM barrel protein, translated as MKREKVEWMIKGIGTNVDTRRVNGSIKRLVSELEFFKSIGFDYIEIPAAGLDVIARGRIIRKRLERVKEILSNYNFRYTVHAPDVINLKIKTNPWHYKVMEATIEFAGEINAEVVVYHYGNVDHSIDIPEKLQRKTEIIALRTLGELAKERGITIAIENVAHPVSEVLRLMKAVDHPNVRLLIDVGHLYILASYIGLDFYKELKAGLPHAVELHLSDNFGESSQTYQKIPDVEAFRFVYGIGDLHLPIGEGDIPYNKVLKMIRESGFSGIVILEINSMDRFADEYADSLNLLRRRLILAANNNKKGRKKKKVK; from the coding sequence ATGAAAAGAGAGAAGGTGGAGTGGATGATAAAAGGTATAGGGACAAACGTCGATACGAGGAGGGTGAACGGGTCAATAAAGAGACTGGTGAGTGAACTGGAGTTTTTCAAGAGTATTGGATTTGACTACATAGAAATTCCCGCCGCGGGGCTCGATGTGATCGCGAGGGGCCGAATCATAAGAAAAAGGCTTGAAAGAGTAAAAGAGATACTTTCCAATTACAACTTCAGGTACACGGTACACGCACCGGACGTTATTAACCTCAAAATAAAGACCAATCCATGGCATTACAAGGTCATGGAAGCCACCATAGAGTTTGCTGGAGAAATAAACGCAGAGGTAGTTGTATATCACTATGGCAATGTGGACCATTCTATAGACATACCTGAGAAACTACAAAGAAAAACAGAAATTATAGCTCTTCGGACACTTGGGGAACTTGCAAAGGAGAGAGGAATTACAATAGCCATTGAGAACGTTGCGCATCCTGTTTCTGAAGTATTAAGACTCATGAAAGCAGTTGATCATCCGAATGTGAGATTGCTCATAGACGTGGGACATCTCTACATTCTTGCAAGCTACATTGGGCTTGATTTCTATAAAGAATTGAAGGCAGGGCTTCCACACGCGGTAGAACTACATCTTAGTGACAATTTCGGAGAGTCTTCTCAGACATATCAGAAGATACCGGATGTGGAAGCCTTTCGTTTTGTCTATGGAATAGGGGATCTTCATCTTCCAATTGGAGAAGGTGATATCCCCTACAACAAGGTTCTCAAGATGATAAGAGAGTCTGGATTCAGCGGGATCGTCATTTTGGAGATAAACTCCATGGACAGATTCGCGGATGAGTACGCAGACTCTCTCAACCTTCTGAGAAGACGGCTTATTCTAGCGGCGAACAATAACAAGAAGGGGAGAAAAA
- a CDS encoding ABC transporter ATP-binding protein: MPSIKVVNLKKYFGKVKAVDGVSFEVKDGEFVALLGPSGCGKTTTLLTLAGIYKPTSGEIYFDDVLVNDVPPKYREVGMVFQNYALYPHMTVFENIAFPLRARKTSREEIEKRVVEIARKLLIDNLLERKPSQLSGGQQQRVALARALVKQPKVLLFDEPLSNLDANLRMLMRAEIKHLQQELGITSVYVTHDQAEAMTMASRIAVFNQGKLVQYGTPDEIYETPKNMFVASFIGNPPTNFLKGFSIGVEGGRTILRRDDVILEIPKEVKVSSKEVIVGIRPEHCEVVHTQRENAIPGTVYVVEPLGRDIILNVQTDRGELIKVFGDPAKIPSVGEKVFLVPHLEKIHLFDPETEETIL, from the coding sequence ATGCCTAGCATCAAGGTTGTGAATTTGAAGAAGTATTTCGGGAAAGTGAAAGCGGTTGACGGCGTGAGTTTCGAAGTGAAAGATGGAGAATTTGTTGCATTGCTCGGTCCGTCTGGCTGCGGCAAAACCACCACCCTTCTGACGCTCGCCGGCATCTACAAACCCACGTCTGGTGAAATATACTTCGATGATGTCTTAGTCAACGACGTTCCCCCAAAATATAGGGAAGTAGGAATGGTTTTCCAGAATTACGCTCTCTACCCTCACATGACCGTTTTTGAAAACATCGCCTTCCCCTTGAGGGCAAGAAAAACGTCGAGGGAGGAGATAGAAAAGAGAGTCGTTGAAATCGCTCGAAAACTTCTCATAGACAATCTTCTTGAAAGAAAACCTTCTCAGCTCTCCGGTGGTCAGCAGCAGAGGGTAGCGCTCGCAAGGGCACTGGTGAAACAACCAAAAGTGCTCCTCTTCGATGAACCTCTCTCAAATCTCGATGCAAACCTGAGAATGCTCATGAGGGCAGAAATCAAACATCTTCAACAGGAACTTGGTATCACCTCTGTCTACGTGACGCACGACCAGGCAGAAGCGATGACGATGGCATCGAGAATAGCGGTCTTCAACCAGGGAAAGCTCGTTCAGTATGGCACCCCCGACGAGATATACGAGACTCCAAAGAACATGTTCGTCGCCTCGTTCATAGGGAATCCTCCAACGAACTTCCTGAAGGGTTTCTCTATAGGTGTGGAGGGAGGACGCACAATCCTGAGGCGAGACGATGTAATCCTGGAGATACCAAAGGAGGTGAAGGTGAGCTCAAAAGAGGTGATCGTTGGGATAAGGCCAGAACACTGCGAAGTGGTCCATACCCAGCGAGAGAACGCAATTCCCGGTACTGTCTACGTGGTTGAACCTCTTGGGAGAGATATAATATTGAACGTACAAACTGACAGAGGGGAGCTCATAAAGGTGTTTGGAGATCCGGCAAAAATTCCCTCCGTCGGTGAAAAGGTATTCCTTGTGCCACACTTGGAGAAGATACATCTTTTCGATCCAGAAACGGAAGAGACGATTCTGTGA
- a CDS encoding carbohydrate ABC transporter permease, whose amino-acid sequence MKLSFWQKNSEKIRNFVIILVLFLITSPILVGYVWLVLRSFSEDLVSGFVPTKLTLKNWRFLWQEIKGYPNIWHTTLNTALLALGVMGIEVLITSLGGYALSRYDFPGRSSMMKFILALHAFPAISLMTAVFYLLWTLRLLDTLWGVILLKASLEVPWGTWIMKGFYDGIPWELEWAGLADGYSRFEVWWRVLLPLVKPGIAVTAIFAFLSGWSEFVFVNTFIFSQNLWTLSKYVKGFIGDYRFADYGLVTAVGLFYMIPTIIFFFFVSKHMIKLTIGGVKG is encoded by the coding sequence ATGAAACTCTCATTCTGGCAAAAAAATTCGGAGAAAATCAGAAATTTTGTGATAATCCTCGTGCTTTTTCTCATAACCTCGCCGATTCTTGTGGGATACGTTTGGCTCGTTCTGAGATCTTTCAGTGAGGACCTCGTAAGCGGCTTTGTCCCCACGAAGCTCACGCTGAAAAACTGGAGATTTCTCTGGCAGGAGATCAAGGGATATCCGAACATCTGGCACACCACGTTGAACACCGCTTTATTGGCGCTCGGTGTGATGGGGATTGAGGTGCTGATCACAAGTCTCGGTGGGTATGCTCTTTCCAGGTACGACTTTCCGGGAAGGTCCTCTATGATGAAGTTCATTCTCGCTCTCCACGCCTTCCCAGCGATATCCCTTATGACGGCGGTGTTCTACCTGCTCTGGACACTTCGACTCCTGGACACCCTCTGGGGAGTAATACTCCTCAAAGCCTCTCTGGAGGTGCCATGGGGCACCTGGATCATGAAAGGTTTTTACGATGGCATACCCTGGGAACTCGAATGGGCTGGACTCGCTGACGGTTACAGCAGGTTCGAAGTGTGGTGGAGGGTACTCCTCCCCCTCGTAAAACCGGGGATCGCCGTTACCGCTATTTTTGCTTTTTTGTCTGGATGGTCTGAATTCGTCTTTGTGAACACGTTCATCTTTTCGCAGAATCTGTGGACGCTCTCAAAGTATGTAAAGGGATTCATTGGAGATTACAGATTCGCGGACTACGGGCTTGTGACCGCTGTGGGGTTGTTCTACATGATACCGACAATCATCTTCTTTTTCTTTGTCAGTAAGCACATGATAAAACTGACCATCGGGGGAGTGAAAGGATAA